In Actinomyces radicidentis, one genomic interval encodes:
- a CDS encoding TIGR00730 family Rossman fold protein encodes MTKRESYRKGPVLLRGTQIPAQTTDARLLSSRDDTDWLHKDPWRVMRIQAEFVEGFGALAELGPAVSVFGSARTRPDDPYYAVAEETGHRLADAGYAVITGGGPGAMEAANKGAQEAGGVSVGLGIELPHEQGMNEYVDLGVNFRYFFARKTMFVKYSDGFVVMPGGFGTMDELFEALTLVQTRKVLSFPVVLVGRDYWGGLHDWIRTTLVDAGTVSPEDPELLHVVDTAEEAVELVVGTAKRVRADAAAQAAAEAAEAAQAAAARDGEE; translated from the coding sequence ATGACCAAGAGAGAGTCCTACCGCAAGGGCCCGGTGCTGCTGCGCGGCACCCAGATCCCCGCCCAGACGACCGACGCGCGCCTCCTGTCCAGCCGCGACGACACCGACTGGCTCCACAAGGACCCCTGGCGCGTCATGCGCATCCAGGCGGAGTTCGTCGAGGGCTTCGGCGCTCTCGCCGAGCTCGGCCCCGCGGTCAGCGTCTTCGGCTCCGCGCGCACGCGCCCCGACGACCCCTACTACGCCGTCGCCGAGGAGACCGGCCACCGCCTGGCCGACGCCGGCTACGCCGTCATCACGGGTGGCGGCCCCGGCGCCATGGAGGCCGCCAACAAGGGCGCCCAGGAGGCCGGCGGCGTCAGCGTCGGCCTCGGCATCGAGCTGCCCCACGAGCAGGGCATGAACGAGTACGTCGACCTCGGCGTCAACTTCCGCTACTTCTTCGCCCGCAAGACGATGTTCGTCAAGTACTCCGACGGCTTCGTCGTCATGCCCGGCGGATTCGGCACCATGGACGAGCTCTTCGAGGCCCTCACCCTCGTCCAGACCCGCAAGGTCCTCTCCTTCCCCGTCGTCCTCGTGGGCCGCGACTACTGGGGCGGCCTCCACGACTGGATCCGCACGACCCTGGTCGACGCCGGCACCGTCTCGCCCGAGGACCCCGAGCTCCTCCACGTCGTCGACACCGCCGAGGAGGCCGTCGAGCTCGTCGTCGGCACCGCCAAGCGCGTGCGCGCCGACGCCGCCGCCCAGGCCGCGGCCGAGGCCGCCGAGGCGGCTCAGGCGGCGGCCGCCCGCGACGGCGAGGAGTGA
- a CDS encoding DUF3117 domain-containing protein, translating to MAAMKPRTGDGPLEVVKEGRSIIMRVPLEGGGRLVVEITPDEIKELQEALASVKV from the coding sequence ATGGCTGCCATGAAGCCCAGGACCGGAGACGGGCCGCTCGAGGTCGTCAAGGAAGGCCGCTCCATCATCATGCGGGTGCCGCTCGAGGGCGGCGGCCGTCTCGTCGTCGAGATCACCCCGGACGAGATCAAGGAGCTCCAGGAGGCTCTCGCCTCCGTCAAGGTCTGA